In Candidatus Paracaedimonas acanthamoebae, a single window of DNA contains:
- a CDS encoding tetratricopeptide repeat protein, with translation MKFKIENFTPLLLASILMCGCADHEKNYVDSSSASLLRIAESMQKSQDFTTAKKLYQQILETSPDHVDAQIGLATMLTKEGKIEEAIQLLEEATKLHPQHLPALKALGKIYIATNKSEKCEIVYKTMNQIAPTDALILNGLGICSDLKSQHHQAQIWYKKALEIEQNNISIQSNLGLSLALEGKIEEGINYLTKLSQNPKATPNVKHNLAVAYALAGDSQKANQYFKDGLDQKSIQKNINFLSSLSTQENSTLTIKPSKLESQESPKGSSKPLKNKKKNLTKKQINSSSAGFNLPQKSAETPSIQPKNSDAKKPLKSEKKEPLLNNNNFLDGFSDLTEERV, from the coding sequence ATGAAGTTTAAGATCGAAAATTTTACCCCTCTATTACTTGCCTCAATATTAATGTGTGGGTGTGCAGATCACGAAAAAAACTATGTCGATAGTTCTTCAGCTTCTTTATTAAGAATTGCAGAATCGATGCAAAAATCTCAAGATTTTACAACGGCTAAAAAACTTTATCAGCAAATTTTAGAGACCTCTCCTGATCATGTAGACGCTCAGATTGGCCTTGCCACAATGCTTACTAAAGAAGGAAAAATAGAGGAAGCGATACAACTTCTTGAGGAAGCAACAAAACTTCATCCTCAACATCTTCCTGCCTTAAAAGCCCTTGGAAAGATTTATATCGCGACAAATAAAAGCGAGAAATGTGAAATTGTTTATAAGACAATGAATCAAATTGCCCCCACAGATGCTCTTATTCTCAACGGCTTGGGTATTTGTTCAGACCTTAAAAGTCAGCATCATCAAGCTCAAATATGGTATAAAAAAGCGCTTGAAATAGAGCAAAATAATATCAGCATTCAATCGAATTTGGGCTTATCTTTAGCTCTAGAAGGAAAAATTGAAGAAGGGATTAATTACCTAACTAAATTAAGCCAAAATCCTAAGGCAACGCCAAATGTGAAACATAATCTTGCAGTGGCCTATGCCTTGGCAGGTGACAGCCAAAAAGCAAATCAATATTTTAAAGATGGCCTTGATCAAAAATCTATCCAAAAAAATATTAATTTCTTATCGTCTCTTAGTACGCAAGAAAATTCAACCTTAACAATTAAACCCTCAAAACTTGAATCTCAAGAATCTCCAAAAGGATCGAGTAAGCCTCTTAAAAATAAAAAGAAAAATCTCACAAAAAAACAGATAAATTCTTCTTCTGCAGGTTTCAATCTTCCCCAAAAAAGCGCTGAAACTCCTTCTATCCAGCCAAAAAATTCTGACGCAAAAAAACCTCTAAAATCCGAAAAAAAAGAACCTTTACTCAACAACAATAATTTTCTTGACGGTTTCTCCGATTTGACTGAAGAACGTGTTTAA
- a CDS encoding prepilin peptidase, with amino-acid sequence MQTFYIIFSLLACCAAVFDFLFFRIPNIICILMVLCFFMGGAIFYPLESITEAVLLASGTLIVSFLLYAVRVFGAGDAKLLAASALWSENSNFLLFILATSILGCFLGIFYLKWSDEIDKIRLKINIFLTKFLQDGILWTFYKRYQELPFKESRSPESKKVILPYGVAICGGCFVITYIKIWGA; translated from the coding sequence GTGCAGACATTTTATATTATTTTTAGCCTGTTAGCTTGTTGTGCGGCAGTCTTTGATTTCCTCTTTTTTCGTATTCCCAATATAATTTGTATCCTTATGGTTTTGTGTTTCTTTATGGGAGGGGCTATTTTTTATCCTCTCGAAAGCATTACAGAGGCTGTTCTTTTGGCTTCAGGAACTCTAATAGTAAGTTTTTTACTCTATGCTGTTCGAGTATTTGGAGCCGGTGATGCAAAGCTTTTAGCGGCTTCTGCTTTGTGGTCAGAGAACTCAAATTTTCTTTTATTTATCTTGGCTACAAGTATTTTGGGATGTTTTTTAGGAATCTTTTATCTCAAATGGTCAGATGAAATAGATAAAATTCGTCTAAAAATAAATATATTTTTAACTAAGTTTCTTCAGGATGGAATTCTGTGGACGTTTTATAAACGATATCAAGAATTGCCTTTTAAAGAAAGCCGTTCACCAGAAAGCAAAAAGGTAATTCTTCCTTATGGTGTCGCAATATGTGGGGGATGTTTCGTTATAACCTACATAAAAATTTGGGGGGCTTAA
- the cpaB gene encoding Flp pilus assembly protein CpaB, with product MRSKSILLVLGSLVFAVLLSLLLQSFFNKNNKSAAKKAQENIVLVLTAPTELSPGTIISVDKLVWKEWPTDALNPNYITKDKTEELKTLNGSTVRFAILANEPVKLSNVVSPGKSILSAIIRTGMRGVTIPFSKIANAPGFIAPGDLIDVVIPKRSQERGEGYFGQTIIKGVRILAVDRSLQNVDGNKSDQPKTMTLEVTADQAEDLAASIRGGEIVISLRSAFKGTLDENAAPVKVEQAPVDDKIKLITMIRGKDKSQVTFNE from the coding sequence ATGAGATCTAAAAGTATATTACTCGTTCTGGGGTCCTTAGTTTTTGCTGTTTTACTGTCTTTGTTATTGCAAAGCTTTTTTAACAAGAATAATAAATCTGCCGCTAAAAAAGCCCAAGAGAATATAGTTCTTGTCTTAACAGCGCCGACAGAATTATCTCCTGGCACAATTATCTCTGTTGATAAACTTGTTTGGAAAGAATGGCCTACTGACGCTTTAAATCCGAATTATATTACAAAAGATAAAACAGAAGAATTAAAGACTCTTAATGGATCTACTGTAAGATTTGCGATCTTAGCTAATGAACCTGTTAAGCTCTCAAATGTTGTAAGTCCTGGAAAAAGCATCCTATCAGCTATTATTCGGACAGGGATGAGAGGCGTTACAATTCCTTTTTCAAAAATAGCTAACGCTCCAGGTTTTATCGCTCCGGGAGATCTTATCGATGTTGTGATTCCTAAAAGGTCTCAAGAACGTGGTGAAGGATATTTTGGGCAAACAATCATTAAAGGTGTTCGAATCCTTGCTGTAGATCGTTCTTTACAGAATGTTGATGGAAATAAATCAGATCAACCAAAAACAATGACGTTAGAAGTGACGGCTGATCAGGCAGAAGATCTCGCAGCTTCGATCCGCGGCGGAGAAATTGTTATTAGTTTGCGCAGTGCTTTTAAGGGAACTTTAGATGAAAATGCGGCTCCTGTGAAAGTGGAGCAAGCCCCTGTGGATGATAAAATAAAACTTATAACAATGATCCGAGGAAAAGATAAATCTCAAGTTACTTTTAATGAATAG
- a CDS encoding type II and III secretion system protein family protein, with translation MYHLIKAKTKLFIYIVGFTFFINNVYAIKEMIIEQNVAETIHLEDQVTEVFVANPEIADVQLNNPRVAYVFGNKPGVTTIFATNKEGKLILQLQLKVTHNLAQLNQTLKALYPYEDIQTISTPGGVVLNGKISTPETAKKIVDVAAKHIGTKDNIINNLQIGTKTQVLLKVKIAEVRRSTLNKLNINWSSAINSPAHFTYGLMTGRAPIVNGVFDRNNGIPQLSSVGAGFNDGVSNFSALIDALDQEGLGTILAEPNLIAVSGETASFLAGGEFPFPVPQDTNITIEFKQFGISLAFTPTVLSGNSINLRVRPEVSELDDSNALAIPVGTSSAPVRVPALKTRRAETSVELGSGQSLAIAGLITASTANAYSQLPGFGDIPVLGALFRSTDFKREQSELVIIVTPYIVEPNSDPKALQLPTDGIKYASNLETLFMKRLNRKNVRPDQDGKEISEHQLFGVAGFNVE, from the coding sequence ATGTATCATTTAATTAAGGCTAAAACAAAGCTCTTTATTTATATAGTTGGGTTTACATTTTTTATAAATAATGTGTACGCAATTAAAGAAATGATAATTGAACAGAATGTAGCAGAAACAATTCATCTCGAAGATCAAGTTACAGAGGTTTTTGTTGCAAATCCTGAGATTGCAGATGTTCAACTCAATAATCCTCGGGTTGCCTATGTTTTTGGAAATAAACCCGGTGTAACAACTATATTTGCGACCAATAAAGAAGGAAAGCTTATTTTACAGCTTCAACTCAAAGTCACGCATAATTTGGCGCAACTTAATCAAACCTTGAAAGCGCTTTATCCTTATGAAGATATTCAAACAATCTCAACGCCTGGTGGGGTTGTTTTAAATGGAAAAATATCGACACCTGAGACAGCAAAGAAGATTGTCGATGTTGCGGCAAAACATATTGGAACAAAAGATAACATTATCAACAATCTACAGATTGGCACCAAGACACAAGTTTTATTGAAGGTAAAAATTGCTGAAGTCAGAAGATCAACCCTGAATAAATTAAATATCAATTGGTCATCTGCTATTAATTCTCCGGCTCATTTCACGTATGGTTTGATGACGGGACGAGCTCCTATTGTAAACGGTGTTTTTGATCGAAATAATGGAATACCTCAGTTATCAAGTGTAGGAGCAGGATTCAATGATGGGGTGAGTAATTTTAGCGCTTTGATTGATGCCTTAGATCAAGAAGGTTTGGGGACAATTTTAGCAGAACCAAACTTAATTGCGGTTTCAGGTGAGACAGCAAGCTTCTTGGCGGGAGGAGAATTTCCTTTTCCAGTTCCTCAAGATACCAATATTACCATTGAATTTAAGCAATTTGGTATAAGTCTTGCTTTTACACCTACAGTGCTTTCTGGGAATTCTATTAATTTAAGAGTTCGCCCAGAAGTAAGTGAATTAGATGATAGTAATGCTCTTGCGATCCCGGTAGGTACATCATCAGCTCCTGTGCGAGTTCCTGCTCTTAAAACAAGACGTGCAGAAACATCTGTCGAACTTGGCAGTGGTCAGAGTTTAGCAATTGCTGGACTTATTACAGCTAGTACAGCAAATGCGTATTCTCAACTTCCTGGATTTGGAGATATTCCAGTTTTAGGTGCTCTCTTTAGATCGACTGATTTCAAGCGTGAACAGAGTGAACTTGTAATCATTGTGACTCCTTACATTGTGGAACCTAATTCAGATCCAAAAGCACTTCAATTACCAACAGATGGTATAAAATATGCTTCTAATTTGGAAACACTTTTTATGAAAAGACTTAACCGAAAAAATGTAAGACCAGATCAAGATGGTAAAGAAATTTCCGAGCATCAGCTCTTTGGTGTTGCTGGTTTTAACGTAGAATAA
- a CDS encoding AAA family ATPase, translating into MSKDNNLNTLLCFLSDDTSIEVMQATSLNNLGLSLEVKKGGIEECLKYLKANQSPDVLVVDISDSKLPMTDMMKLAEVCEPGVEVITVGNRNEVGLFRDLIHLGIKDYLVKPLTSAHIFKALEHILVGDKKVAQPGKFNKSGKLVTFVGSHGGVGVSTLVANSAWVLAEKESKRVSIIDLDIQLGIIPHFFNLEPSVGLQELFETPERIDETLINRSMTHVGQNLTILSSQTSLQDQPDIGLKAIESITQELLSNVHFILADLPRNFSTPSNTFLLQRSNIVVVTTDYSLIGLKETSRFLELCKDRLVPDQEIIIIANKLNQYKAGELTREMFEEALQHKVTLEIAFDPLNPLEALRDGIPLANKMKGSVYKGVLAIVNRLLGKEMNHKEFKGILGYLKNLKF; encoded by the coding sequence GTGAGTAAAGATAATAATTTAAACACCTTACTATGTTTTTTATCTGATGATACTTCAATTGAGGTTATGCAGGCGACATCCTTGAATAATTTAGGGCTTTCTTTAGAGGTCAAAAAAGGGGGCATAGAAGAGTGTCTAAAATATCTCAAAGCTAATCAATCACCAGATGTTTTAGTCGTCGATATTAGTGATTCAAAACTTCCAATGACAGATATGATGAAGTTAGCGGAAGTTTGTGAACCTGGTGTAGAAGTTATTACTGTTGGGAATCGTAATGAGGTCGGTCTTTTTAGAGATTTAATACATTTGGGGATCAAAGATTATCTTGTTAAGCCTTTAACGTCAGCTCATATTTTTAAGGCTCTAGAGCATATTCTGGTAGGGGATAAAAAAGTCGCTCAACCAGGAAAATTTAATAAATCTGGTAAATTGGTGACATTCGTTGGGTCGCATGGTGGGGTTGGTGTCTCAACTTTAGTTGCGAATAGCGCATGGGTGCTTGCAGAGAAAGAAAGCAAAAGAGTTAGTATTATAGATTTAGATATTCAATTAGGAATTATTCCGCATTTTTTTAATCTAGAACCTTCCGTAGGATTGCAAGAACTTTTTGAAACACCTGAGCGTATTGATGAGACTTTAATCAATAGATCTATGACGCATGTTGGGCAAAATCTTACGATTTTAAGTTCTCAAACATCTCTACAAGACCAGCCAGATATTGGTTTAAAAGCGATTGAATCAATAACACAAGAACTACTCTCTAATGTTCACTTCATTTTGGCTGATCTGCCGCGAAATTTCTCAACGCCATCAAATACATTTTTGTTGCAAAGATCAAATATTGTTGTTGTGACAACGGATTATTCTCTTATAGGTCTCAAAGAAACATCTAGATTTTTAGAGCTTTGTAAAGACCGTTTGGTGCCAGATCAAGAGATCATTATTATTGCAAACAAGCTAAATCAGTATAAGGCAGGAGAATTAACTCGCGAAATGTTTGAAGAAGCTCTGCAGCATAAAGTTACCCTTGAAATAGCTTTTGATCCTCTCAATCCTTTGGAAGCTTTAAGAGATGGGATTCCCCTTGCCAATAAGATGAAAGGGTCAGTTTACAAAGGGGTTTTAGCGATCGTAAATCGATTATTAGGAAAAGAGATGAATCATAAAGAATTTAAAGGCATTTTGGGATATCTAAAAAACTTAAAATTTTAA
- a CDS encoding CpaF family protein: MSGFGRKEISEFVDTAPQKVSLLNSGPTDKMNAVKQGGHSSQENNHYKTKVVNQSPNIVIFKEKVFDRIIKHIDLVAAAKMPSSELRHEIEHYVLEYSEEHQAQVSRKELQDIINDIMDDMVGLGPLEILLKDSTINDILINSYDLVFVERFGKLFKTDIVFRDEKHVLQIAQRIASQVGRRIDELSPMVDARLQDGSRVNIIIPPVALGGASISIRKFQQQNIKLNDLVQYNSLSPKMAEFLKMAAEARLNIIISGGTGAGKTTLLNALSGLIDPSERVVSIEDSAELKLSLPHVVRLESRPSNMEGAGLITISDLLRNALRMRPDRLVIGECRGAEAFDMLQAMNTGHNGSMSTLHSNNTREALHRIENMLLMAGHDFPNQVVKGYIADAIDLIVHVSRMKDGVRRVTQISSVTGLEDNKINIQDVFLFNNITEEKGKIKGDFEFQDLPKKLCEKIENHGAGNALNNFLKLISS, from the coding sequence ATGTCAGGGTTTGGTCGTAAAGAAATATCAGAATTCGTTGATACAGCTCCCCAAAAGGTCTCTTTATTAAACTCAGGCCCTACAGATAAGATGAATGCGGTAAAACAAGGGGGCCATAGTTCTCAAGAAAATAATCACTATAAAACAAAAGTGGTTAATCAATCTCCAAATATTGTGATTTTTAAAGAAAAAGTTTTTGATCGTATTATTAAGCACATTGATTTAGTTGCAGCGGCAAAAATGCCAAGTTCGGAACTAAGACATGAAATTGAGCATTATGTCTTAGAATATTCAGAAGAACATCAAGCCCAAGTAAGTCGGAAAGAGTTACAAGATATCATTAATGATATTATGGATGATATGGTGGGGTTAGGGCCTCTTGAAATTTTACTTAAAGACTCAACTATAAATGACATTCTTATAAATTCTTATGATCTTGTTTTTGTGGAAAGATTTGGAAAGCTCTTTAAAACAGATATTGTTTTTCGAGATGAAAAACATGTTTTACAGATTGCACAGAGAATTGCGAGCCAAGTAGGGCGGCGTATCGACGAATTGAGCCCGATGGTTGATGCACGTTTGCAAGATGGAAGTCGTGTTAATATCATTATTCCTCCTGTTGCGTTAGGGGGAGCTTCTATTTCTATACGTAAATTCCAGCAACAAAACATAAAATTAAATGATTTAGTACAATATAATAGCCTTTCTCCCAAGATGGCTGAGTTCTTAAAAATGGCAGCTGAAGCACGCCTTAATATTATTATTTCTGGAGGAACAGGTGCTGGAAAGACAACTCTCTTAAACGCTTTATCTGGGCTTATAGATCCTTCAGAAAGAGTGGTTTCTATTGAAGATTCTGCCGAGTTGAAATTATCTTTACCTCATGTTGTTAGATTAGAGAGTAGGCCTTCAAATATGGAAGGGGCAGGTCTTATTACTATCAGTGATCTTTTAAGAAATGCTTTACGAATGAGGCCAGATCGCCTTGTTATTGGGGAATGTCGAGGAGCTGAAGCATTTGACATGTTACAAGCGATGAACACAGGACATAATGGCTCTATGTCAACGTTACACTCCAATAATACAAGGGAAGCTCTTCATCGAATAGAAAATATGTTGCTCATGGCAGGTCATGATTTTCCTAACCAAGTTGTGAAAGGTTATATTGCAGATGCAATTGATTTAATCGTTCATGTCTCTCGTATGAAAGATGGTGTGCGACGAGTCACTCAAATAAGTAGTGTTACGGGACTTGAGGATAATAAAATTAATATCCAAGACGTTTTTCTATTTAATAATATAACGGAAGAAAAAGGAAAGATTAAAGGGGATTTTGAGTTCCAAGATCTACCAAAAAAATTATGTGAAAAAATAGAAAATCATGGTGCTGGAAATGCTTTAAATAACTTCTTAAAATTGATCTCATCATGA
- a CDS encoding type II secretion system F family protein yields the protein MNQDIFLYSSLILFLIILGLVYGINELVEKKTNLQSRINKMLEGRDTTFLNQENFKKIPTKQTLIEKKLKQYLLRNPKKVEQFYLWIHQSGLKLEIRVLIIAFLLTWCINFSAVKFFTDFNILLAIGGSLIGHFLIFYVLIEFMVARQRAKIVDELAHAVDIIARGIKAGSTIEKTFPVVIRETKAPLKDEFTRMLHELDFGIPFEKVIHSAAHRVNVPDFFFFASALIIQRKSGGGLHEVLENIVTMLHKTKEIRMKIKVFSAESKGSAVVLTSIPFVVWAAVMRTNPSYLDFFLHDPLGNKLLILIFGLVAATIISVKKIIKFEV from the coding sequence ATGAATCAAGATATCTTCTTATATAGTAGTTTAATCTTATTTTTGATTATCTTGGGGCTCGTGTATGGCATTAATGAATTAGTTGAAAAGAAAACTAATCTACAATCTCGGATTAATAAAATGTTAGAAGGAAGAGATACGACCTTTTTGAATCAAGAGAATTTTAAAAAAATTCCGACCAAGCAAACACTTATAGAAAAGAAATTAAAACAGTATCTTCTTCGTAATCCTAAAAAAGTAGAGCAGTTTTATCTATGGATTCATCAAAGCGGCCTCAAATTAGAAATACGAGTGTTAATTATTGCTTTCTTGCTAACATGGTGTATCAATTTTTCGGCAGTAAAATTTTTTACAGACTTTAATATCTTACTTGCAATTGGTGGAAGTTTGATAGGACATTTCCTTATATTTTATGTGCTTATAGAGTTTATGGTGGCAAGACAAAGAGCAAAAATTGTTGATGAGCTTGCTCATGCCGTAGATATTATTGCGCGAGGTATTAAAGCTGGAAGTACAATTGAAAAAACTTTTCCCGTTGTGATTAGAGAAACAAAAGCACCTTTAAAAGATGAATTTACGCGTATGCTGCATGAATTGGATTTTGGTATCCCCTTTGAAAAAGTTATCCATTCTGCGGCTCACAGAGTGAATGTTCCAGATTTCTTTTTTTTCGCAAGTGCCCTTATTATTCAGCGTAAATCAGGAGGTGGCCTGCATGAAGTTTTAGAAAATATTGTGACGATGTTGCATAAAACAAAAGAAATTAGAATGAAAATAAAAGTGTTCTCAGCAGAAAGTAAAGGAAGCGCTGTTGTTCTTACTTCTATACCTTTTGTTGTGTGGGCTGCTGTCATGAGAACTAACCCTAGCTACTTAGATTTTTTTCTTCACGATCCTCTAGGAAATAAGCTTTTAATATTAATATTTGGCCTTGTGGCAGCAACGATTATATCCGTCAAAAAAATTATAAAATTTGAGGTTTAA
- a CDS encoding type II secretion system F family protein has protein sequence MDLISNNLSFILIITITLISLVHFLTKTAASEDVKDRIQKVRGFEVFSKNPQGTNVSLSNTINSQKISESSFISSLRTRLQGTIDGYKLRLEQAGWSSENGFLIYIISNTIGFIVGTSLYFFLIFSVPQIYEQTWLIKLVIFMLFLFICIRFFEYLLDYTIAKRYARMKKHLTFVVDLLGVCVRAGLTIDGALEKIAEEIATINPDLCKELTQVSIELDLIPDRHIAFRNFARRVDIPLVHILVSSIIQAEEQGASIGNTLTVLSQEFTKHKILEIEAKAARLPVLLSLPLALFSFPCLLIVLLGPAVANISRSAMFHG, from the coding sequence ATGGATCTGATAAGCAATAATCTTAGTTTTATCCTTATAATAACCATTACTCTTATTTCTTTAGTACATTTTCTCACTAAAACGGCAGCCTCAGAAGATGTAAAAGATCGGATCCAAAAAGTAAGGGGCTTTGAAGTTTTTTCAAAAAATCCACAAGGCACTAATGTATCATTAAGCAATACAATAAATTCTCAGAAAATTTCAGAATCAAGCTTTATCTCATCGTTGAGAACAAGACTGCAGGGAACAATCGATGGTTATAAATTACGCTTAGAACAAGCAGGGTGGAGCTCTGAGAATGGTTTTCTTATCTATATCATTTCCAATACGATAGGCTTTATTGTAGGAACATCATTGTACTTCTTTTTAATTTTTTCCGTTCCCCAAATATATGAGCAAACTTGGTTAATTAAGTTAGTTATTTTTATGTTGTTTTTATTTATTTGTATTCGTTTTTTCGAATATCTACTCGATTATACGATTGCTAAACGTTATGCGAGAATGAAGAAACATTTGACTTTTGTTGTCGATCTTTTAGGGGTTTGTGTTCGAGCAGGTCTGACAATTGACGGAGCTTTGGAAAAAATAGCAGAAGAAATCGCGACGATTAACCCAGACTTGTGCAAAGAGTTGACCCAAGTTTCGATTGAATTGGACCTTATTCCTGATCGTCATATTGCTTTTCGCAATTTTGCACGTCGCGTTGATATTCCTTTGGTTCATATCCTTGTCTCAAGTATTATTCAAGCTGAAGAACAAGGTGCTTCTATTGGAAATACGCTGACAGTTCTTTCTCAAGAATTTACAAAACATAAAATTTTAGAAATAGAAGCAAAAGCGGCTCGCCTTCCTGTTTTATTATCTCTGCCTTTAGCGCTTTTCAGTTTCCCTTGCTTACTGATTGTCTTGTTGGGACCAGCTGTTGCAAATATTAGCAGATCTGCTATGTTTCATGGATGA
- a CDS encoding DUF721 domain-containing protein: protein MKQVRTSSAQFIAKLLPKLVKPTFEKKGFVQAEILLEWGKIVGPELSEKCSPEKLVFPQGKKTEGTLHLNVQISSGLLIEYGAPLIIDKINSYFGYQAVTRFKIKQVLYKLGSKPFLEKKIFKDVSLTSEELNYLEDISFDDLREALKSYLICYKKASLE, encoded by the coding sequence ATGAAACAAGTTAGAACTTCTTCAGCTCAATTTATTGCAAAGCTTTTACCAAAACTTGTCAAGCCTACCTTTGAAAAAAAAGGATTTGTTCAGGCTGAGATCCTCTTGGAGTGGGGTAAAATTGTTGGGCCAGAATTGAGTGAAAAATGCTCACCTGAAAAATTAGTTTTTCCTCAAGGAAAAAAGACAGAAGGGACACTTCACCTGAATGTACAAATATCTTCAGGGCTCTTAATTGAATATGGTGCCCCTTTAATTATAGATAAAATAAATAGTTATTTTGGTTATCAAGCTGTTACTCGGTTTAAAATTAAGCAAGTTTTATATAAATTAGGGTCGAAGCCATTTTTAGAAAAAAAGATATTTAAAGATGTTTCTTTAACTTCTGAAGAACTGAATTATCTTGAGGACATTTCTTTTGATGACCTAAGAGAAGCCTTAAAAAGCTATTTAATATGCTACAAAAAAGCTTCTCTAGAATAA